The genomic window CAGGATTTCGTCCATAGGAGAGTTTTATGCTGGAACCCACTGGATGGTAGCCCGAGCTGAATTGTCTCCTGTCCACACGGGAAGTGCCACCATTGTCAAAAAGTGTCAcgtcaaaaaaaaaacaacatgcaTGTCAAAAGTTGTCACGCACAATTTCTCTTtggaatttggaaaaaaattctggccAGCTTGCTTCGCTTGTTATTAGAACAGAGCAAGTGATTAGAACACGGCTGGTGGGTGCTTTTGATCTTGGGatctttaataattaaaatactagCTTTGAATTGCTTATTTCCTGATTTCTCTTTAGACTGAACTAAGTGTAGAAAATAGGAGAAAATCTGTCAGAAGCACCCTTGCAAAGCAGAGACTGGCAGTGTTCCCTGATCTCAGAAATGGCACACCACGGCTTATGCTCAAGAGAGTCGTGCAGAACCGTAAGTATCTTCTTTCAAGAGAACTGAGAACAGAAATACAGTGGTTTTGTAGAGTTGAGAAAACGGGGTGTTCTTGGTAGCCCATTATCCTTTCCCTGTTACATGGAACAGAAATCAGATTGCTGTGTGATTTATGTAACAGAGGAGTCGCTGCACAGCACCTGAATGCAGGATACAGCTGTCTGAGACCAGGCCTTGCACTGGTGAAATCATAGCTTTGAAGATCCTCTTCAAAACCCTCTTCACTTGGACTTCTTATCCTGGTGACTGAGCACATAATCCTGGTGCTGCCTTTGTAGGATCAGGTGTGTTATAGAGGCACGTTCTTCTGCAGTGCAGGGAAATCCCCTGCCGCCATCTGTCACTGCCAGGAGTAAAACCCAAATAGTTTTTACTAGGTCTTTATTTTAACCTGTTAGTAAATGTTGTTTACAGCTTATAGTGTAGATGTGACACCCTGCTGCATTTTGGTGCTCTTGCTGTCTTGAATTGTGGAAAGGAAATGTTCTGGTTTGTTGGCAGAACCCCAGGTTTCACCACTGGCACCTCAGATATCTAGCCGTGAAGACACACAAGAAGTTCATTCAGAAGTCCCATCTAAGAGGGTTTCCAGCATGTAAGTAGGGTTTTTTGATAATTTACACTTTAATTTCACTGCCAGGTATAGCTGCAGTTCCTGTGTTGTGACTGGGGAGCAGGACTTCTCTACTTGTGTTTTAGTGACCAGAATTGCATCTTGTCAGGGGGGATTATCAGAAATCCGTCTCcagcttggtttgttttggtaGGGGGGAATTGCAGCTGCCAGATGTTGCTCCTGAGGGCAAATCTATCACTGTGTTCCACACaacaaagaagagaaggaaattaagcatttctgaatttgagagagcagcagagagacGACTTCCCCAGAACCAAGGTAAGGCTGCAGTCAAAAATTACCTTGCTCAGTGCTGCATTTGCTGTCAGCTGGTTCTCACCTGCTCAACTCAGTTGTCAAGAGCTGCCCAGCTGGGCAGTTGTAGGTTTGGAATCCAGATTGCAGTATCTCATGCCCCATCctatcaaatttaaaataaacctttttaaGCCAAGTTCTAGGCTCTGCCACTgctatatataattttttgaCTATTTTGCAATTTGGTGCTTTTTGAGTTTTGAAGTGTCTCCAGAGGAAGCAATCCCTGTCTTCTTCTCAGTTCTAGACACTTTCATGTACAAACAGCTGCATACTTTTTCCTGCAGTTACATAAAACAAAGTTCTTTGTGAGCAGAATAAGTTTGAGTTCCAGTTTCATCAAGACTCTGTGGAATAGTTACCTATGTTTCTAAAGCTCCAGATGTGTTTGGGTTATGTTGCTGTAGGGTGGTTGTGACCAAGGCCTAACAACTTGTCATCAGTgtggtaaaattaaaattactaaatCTGAGGGTTTATGCCATGTtaaattttcattgaaataacTATTGTCTCACCCTTTCAGTAATTGCTTATTAGATTTCTAGTATGCAATTCCGAAATGTAGACAAGAAATAGTAAAGTGACCCCGTTATCTAATTCTTTTTGCATCAAAGTATGTTTGAATATAGTAGCATGGCTGGctttgaagaaaggaaaatccttTGGGATGTTCTTGTAGCCTGTTGTGTAAAGGGTGATTTCTCAGCTAATGTGCCATCAACTTTTTCTAGCTCCATCAACGTTGGACAGCACAATTACGGCTCGGTGAGTTTAACCTAAAATGCATTAACTTCTGTCAGTCCTAGGTATGATCACATCTGAAGGGGTGAAGAGCAGTGCAGATACCTGGTTCGTGTAAAGATCTGTGTTAGTATCAGCAATAGCACAGCCatctgcccctctgctgctggacttTGAAGGTGTTGCACCCCACactttttggttttcagaaatTGTGGCTCTGTACAGTATGCCAGGGTTGGTCTAGCTTGTATTGCTCCTCTTGCTCCTCTTTTTACTTGCTAGGatcattccttttttcctttcattctcaTGCTTCCAACAGTAAATCAGTACAGAATTAGAATATTATCCCTGCCTGTTAATAGTTTCATCACATAAATTACATCTATTGCAGTAGATAATGCTGcatatttgcagtattttctggacttaaaaagcttttaagtgAGTCAAAGAACTTACTTTCCAGTGTTGCCGTGTACTTTACAGACAACCCTGGCCAAAGTCAGCacattatttcacttttctcatTGCAGCTCCTGCATGGGGTGCCACACAAGATGTTTTTTGAGGTTgcattctgtgcttctgtctTTGAACCCTCTGAACCCCCTTTTTAATTGGGTTGCCTGGAGAGAGGGACAGGAGGCCATTGAACATGGTCAGTCTTCAGGGTGCAAAACACCTACAATGAGAAACATTTCCTATGCTTCAGGTGTTGCTGTCAGCTCTCATctttaaaacagtctcaatgTGTTGGTAGCTGTCCTTTGCTGAGAGTATTGACACTAAGTAGATTCTTAAACTTGTTGGGAAGTCCTCCTACCACCCCATTGTCATCTAGAGTATGTCTTTACTCTCAAACATTTGTTTGAGATTcgattttttaaatttctgatcCTTTTGTATGCTGTAGTGTTGCAGTGTCTCAGGGAGGCTGTAAAAAAGTCTGCTTCCTCATCTCTCTGATACATATCCCGATGTTGGGTGATagtatgaaaataaacaattgATTTAAAGACTGACATATAATcttaaaggggtttttttgggaaattTCTCCTAGTCCTGCAAAATGTCAATGGTAATGCTGTCATGTCTGTATTCTGAGGTTAAAAGGGGAGTGTGTGATTTTgacaatttctttcctctttttacaGATCCTTTCGTATGTCTGTGGGTTCCTTGCTGGCCCCAGACACCGTTGAAAAGAGGGGCTTGCTCCGGAGACCAAAAACCCGCAAGGCTGTTGACTTACAAGTGTTTGAAGGCAAAGTGGAACAGAACATGCTGAACAGcaaaggtttctttttgttcttgttaCTGTTGTGTTGTTATTTCTCTCTTGGGAGGCAGGGCTTTATGTTGAAGGGGCTTTTAGAAGCGTTTACTGAAGGATGGTCtgtattttagaatttaaaatttactaACAGATTCATAGAATTagagagggatttgggaagaaAGATTAATTAGAATGAGGTTCTTCCTTGGCAGTTCCTTTGATTCTGTGCACATAAATATGTACTTTGTCCAGTTTGGTCATTTAAACCACAGGAATTATTTGGGATCATCTTCATCTATGGTTACTGAGATCTTTATGGACTTGGTGTGGAGTGTTGTGGGCACAGAAGTGGGGTCATACGGTTTCTCAGTGTTTGATCTGTTGAAGAGGAGTAAAATTTTATTGAACGACTTAAATTGTGAATTACACAAGTCTTGATTGTAAAGTATCTCCCTATGACCTTGAAAAGTTTTTCACatagtttgttttaaaactttctcAACAGGACAGAACTATCTTGTGGACTCACAGTCTGCATCTGGGATTCGAACAAGCATCCTGACAAGTGATGCAGAAATGATGATGAATACCACGGAGCTCTTTGTTCAGTCCCAGCTGGATGAACAGAACCAAAATAAACTTTCTGCTCTTGAACCCCAGCTGTCAGATTCAAAAACTTCAGCACAGAGGAGCCTGATTTCTGATGGAGATCAAGAAGAAGAAAGGCTGGAGGGCCTGGTATCCGATGTGAGAGCAAACGAGGGAAGGACCCAAAGAGACTCCAAGAGCTCAAGCCTTCATGATGAGCATGTTGACAGAATGACTCACATATCTCCAGGAACCCCTCCAAAgcagcaagaagaaaagcaagatcAGTCCCCACAGAGCAACCCAATggcacagatttctttttctgaagaagagGTGGCTGGCAGTGAGTACTATGGGTTAAGGGTTAGGCTTAGCAGGTATATGCTTTGCAATTCCTATCATTTGCCAGTTTTTCCCCTGATACCTCTCCTTGGCATTCATTTGCCTGGCCTTGTCCTGGTTGTCCCAAGGTCCCAAGGCCTTGCCACTCTTGTACTTTTGGGTGTGAAAACTCCCAGTCACTGGAGAGAATGGTAAAAGTGCAGTTTGACAGCTTTTGGTTCTGGACTCGGCCAAGATTTCCAAACCCTTCAGCAAGTGACAACATTATGAGAGTGCCCAATTTTGCCAAAGTAACTACCTGTGTGGGTTTCTGCTTAACTGAGCTACATAGTAACAGATATGTGGACTATACATGTagtataaaggaaaaaagaatactTAAGTAGTTAGTAGCTCAGAAGTTTTAAACACAAGTCATGTGTCTTGTCATGTGTATTTCTTATTCTGTCTGCCAGAGGTTTCTCCTGGATGGTTAAAACCACTTTAGGCTCTCTTCTCTCTATAAGGGAATATATTtcttacaaaattatttattcagaaaaatggAGGAAATGGAGAATCTGAGCACAAACTCCACATATTGTtagatttaaaggaaaagaaactggtCTTTTACACAATCACCAAAATTGAAAATGGCCATAGAGATGCCAGATCTGGAGGAGCTTTACTTACTGTAAGTAAAATTCCTTCATTGGGATCTGATGTGCCCCTAATTAGGTGGCTGTGgaggaaacacaggaaaagttGGGCATTTCTCAGCTGTAGAGGGAGCTGcatctgcttttcttatttACCTCTGTGGCTGAGTTTATTTATCACAAATACATTCCAGTATTTAATGGTTAAACTGTGTGCTGGTGgttgcttgggatttttttgtagGTAAGATGTATGATagaatttcttattttagcTCCAGAACATGGTCCAGGTGCTGGATATTCTGAACATTTGGAGAAGAAGATggctgaaaaagcagaattgcAGATAACtacagcacaggacagcagagGTGAAACAGAAATGGCTTCTTCACCAGGAGAGGAACTGGCAGAAGGCAGCGTTGGAGCCCACGGCTCTCCCGGAGCTGGTGAGAACACCTCTAATGCTGACAGCTCTCTGTAGTGCCAAAGTGCTCTCATGCTGCATCACTGGTATCAGTGCTGAGAGAAACTTAACTTCC from Parus major isolate Abel chromosome 11, Parus_major1.1, whole genome shotgun sequence includes these protein-coding regions:
- the CENPT gene encoding centromere protein T isoform X1, producing the protein MASRGGGTPAASGASGPAELQLPQGPRGLSPPPPPPPRNYADHNAPRHRRNYPPHTAPRPLPARARSRLCLARGGGTRGESAVTGPAMADRRSRSRLRRSGHHNAQAAAQTELSVENRRKSVRSTLAKQRLAVFPDLRNGTPRLMLKRVVQNQPQVSPLAPQISSREDTQEVHSEVPSKRVSSMGELQLPDVAPEGKSITVFHTTKKRRKLSISEFERAAERRLPQNQAPSTLDSTITARSFRMSVGSLLAPDTVEKRGLLRRPKTRKAVDLQVFEGKVEQNMLNSKGQNYLVDSQSASGIRTSILTSDAEMMMNTTELFVQSQLDEQNQNKLSALEPQLSDSKTSAQRSLISDGDQEEERLEGLVSDVRANEGRTQRDSKSSSLHDEHVDRMTHISPGTPPKQQEEKQDQSPQSNPMAQISFSEEEVAGTPEHGPGAGYSEHLEKKMAEKAELQITTAQDSRGETEMASSPGEELAEGSVGAHGSPGAEHKITNGIGAERLDRNSHAFSSFDKPGMIPLDETDEQGDELQDQAIMLDLNSSVEEPAQDEAEQPASREASMKTPVFVRAPAKNLLLSTPHVEKVAAPRSPQQLLQPKTVPKRLGPPQRKPREPQVSGSLIKEIFRHFAKMPVTKEAFKVVEKCSERYFKQLSSDLEAYTHHAGRKTVEAADLEVLMRRQGLVTDKMPLNVLIERYLPLEYRKLLIPIAVSGNKVIPFK
- the CENPT gene encoding centromere protein T isoform X2 codes for the protein MASRGGGTPAASGASGPAELQLPQGPRGLSPPPPPPPRNYADHNAPRHRRNYPPHTAPRPLPARARSRLCLARGGGTRGESAVTGPAMADRRSRSRLRRSGHHNAQAAAQTELSVENRRKSVRSTLAKQRLAVFPDLRNGTPRLMLKRVVQNQPQVSPLAPQISSREDTQEVHSEVPSKRVSSMGELQLPDVAPEGKSITVFHTTKKRRKLSISEFERAAERRLPQNQAPSTLDSTITARSFRMSVGSLLAPDTVEKRGLLRRPKTRKAVDLQVFEGKVEQNMLNSKGQNYLVDSQSASGIRTSILTSDAEMMMNTTELFVQSQLDEQNQNKLSALEPQLSDSKTSAQRSLISDGDQEEERLEGLVSDVRANEGRTQRDSKSSSLHDEHVDRMTHISPGTPPKQQEEKQDQSPQSNPMAQISFSEEEVAGTPEHGPGAGYSEHLEKKMAEKAELQITTAQDSRGETEMASSPGEELAEGSVGAHGSPGADETDEQGDELQDQAIMLDLNSSVEEPAQDEAEQPASREASMKTPVFVRAPAKNLLLSTPHVEKVAAPRSPQQLLQPKTVPKRLGPPQRKPREPQVSGSLIKEIFRHFAKMPVTKEAFKVVEKCSERYFKQLSSDLEAYTHHAGRKTVEAADLEVLMRRQGLVTDKMPLNVLIERYLPLEYRKLLIPIAVSGNKVIPFK